In one Gopherus evgoodei ecotype Sinaloan lineage chromosome 1, rGopEvg1_v1.p, whole genome shotgun sequence genomic region, the following are encoded:
- the IL17RA gene encoding interleukin-17 receptor A isoform X1: MDLNCLVRNSTCMDQSWLQVSTWTPSAPSVLDVHPDIFHDEGKLLPVLRIEWKVATDASIQYLRGVELAVLQVNNNQQICAQFDFQNNLPLQVRPDGGRWNFTFNRFEVEPGQMYQVTVHHLPKLGTSGDHNCKSTSYTVPDCRDPVMKTTMPCMQTGSLWEPSIDGRSLDDSSLLVSFNPGMESARYRIHVTSFPDEEKQCRETTHDIYEPLQSGQQHRVNVTVKIKKNLKACCRYKVQIQPFFTICGTDCLRHSAVIPCPSVAPTTQPADDPIMWLYWCITGICILLVGSVIAGAIYMTRRQVGRQHRKYSSHELLPAQLTPPSLRPRKVWIVYSADHPLYVDVVLKFAQFLITVCGTEVVLDLLEKRQISEIGALPWLTRQKKEMEELSSKIIILCSRGTRAKWQAMLGKEGTAVSLKQDQWQPTGDMFTPALNLILPDFKKPACFGMYIVCYFEGISEDKDIPDPFNVTSKYQLMDRFEDIYFLIQDMEKFEPGRIHQIQEITAENYAENSNGWKLKEAVQTFQEWQAKHPDWFERENMCSEDEESLDKEIPEEFMPGNEQVIKKQQLLFQEPDPNGCCAVSLHVNEDEGRNCKLQLQLNPQWNPTFQTLMIHVDEAPSVQMVEPISITGSKNAASHQVLTNTDWMEGIPLLETSVPRRNSIIPHDDFDVPSSDNQRSADHLPNETRQELEGLMYSLYQQSVIPSEPSLHQEDAEEQQQQVAFNNPCKDQRQSVQSDQGYISRCSPLPPDDLVEEEEEEDQEQEIKMPSQYLPPEVLDSLKSLQQRLLFQEIQQKSVWEHMGGMMDTGHCAADS; the protein is encoded by the exons GATCTAAACTGCCTGGTAAGAAATA GTACCTGCATGGACCAAAGCTGGTTACAGGTTTCCACATGGACTCCCTCTGCTCCAAGCGTTCTTGATGTCCACCCTGACATTTTCCATGATGAGGGAAAACTGCTCCCTGTGCTGCGGATAGAATGGAAGGTGGCTACTGATG caAGCATTCAGTATCTCCGGGGAGTGGAACTGGCTGTGCTACAAGTGAACAATAATCAACAAATCTGTGCCCAGTTTGACTTTCAGAACAATCTGCCACTTCAGGTCCGTCCGGATGGAGGCCGG TGGAACTTCACCTTCAACCGCTTTGAGGTGGAGCCTGGCCAGATGTACCAAGTGACTGTCCATCATCTGCCCAAACTGGGCACCAGTGGAGACCACAACTGCAAATCCACATCTTACACAGTGCCTG ATTGCAGGGACCCTGTGATGAAAACAACCATGCCATGTATGCAGACAG GCAGCCTATGGGAGCCCAGTATTGATGGCAGAAGTCTAGATGACAGTTCTCTGTTGGTGAGTTTTAATCCAGGGATGGAGTCAGCCCGATACCGGATCCATGTGACCAGTTTCCCAGATGAGGAAAAGCAATGTAGAGAGACCACACATGATATTTATGAG CCTCTGCAGAGTGGACAGCAGCACCGTGTGAATGTCACTGTCAAAATCAAGAAAAACTTAAAAGCCTGTTGCAGATACAAAGTACAG ATTCAACCGTTCTTTACCATTTGTGGCACTGACTGTCTGAGACATTCTGCTGTCATCCCATGTCCCTCAGTTGCTCCAA CTACACAACCTGCAG ATGATCCGATTATGTGGCTATACTGGTGTATTACTGGCATCTGTATTTTACTGGTGGGCTCAGTCATAGCTGGTGCTATTTACATGACCCGAAGACAAGTAG gcCGCCAGCACAGGAAATACAGCAGCCATG AGCTGTTACCTGCACAGCTGACTCCACCATCCCTGAGGCCCCGGAAGGTTTGGATTGTGTACTCTGCTGACCACCCACTCTATGTGGATGTGGTGCTGAAGTTTGCCCAGTTCTTGATCACAGTCTGTGGTACTGAGGTAGTCCTGGATCTGCTGGAAAAGCGTCAGATTTCAGAGATCGGGGCCTTACCCTGGCTTACTCGACAGAAAAAGGAAATGGAGGAGCTATCTTCAAAGATCATCATTTTGTGTTCTCGGGGCACCCGGGCCAAATGGCAGGCTATGCTTGGGAAGGAGGGAACAGCTGTCTCTCTCAAGCAAGATCAGTGGCAGCCTACTGGAGACATGTTCACTCCGGCCTTGAATTTGATCCTGCCAGATTTCAAGAAGCCAGCTTGTTTTGGCATGTATATAGTCTGCTATTTTGAGGGCATAAGTGAGGATAAGGATATTCCTGATCCATTCAATGTCACATCCAAGTACCAGCTGATGGACAGGTTTGAGGACATTTACTTTCTGATCCAGGATATGGAGAAGTTTGAACCAGGGCGGATCCATCAAATCCAGGAAATCACCGCTGAAAACTACGCTGAAaactccaatggctggaagttgaaggagGCAGTACAGACATTCCAGGAATGGCAGGCAAAGCACCCTGATTGGTTTGAGAGAGAGAACATGTGCTCAGAAGATGAGGAGTCTCTGGACAAGGAAATACCAGAAGAATTCATGCCAGGTAATGAACAGGTAATTAAAAAACAGCAGCTGCTTTTTCAAGAGCCTGATCCCAATGGTTGTTGTGCAGTTAGCCTCCATGTGAATGAAGATGAGGGTAGAAATTGTAAACTGCAGCTTCAGCTTAATCCACAGTGGAATCCAACTTTCCAGACCCTGATGATTCACGTGGATGAGGCACCTTCAGTTCAGATGGTGGAGCCAATTTCTATTACAGGAAGTAAAAATGCAGCTAGTCATCAGGTGCTGACCAACACAGACTGGATGGAAGGAATTCCTCTGCTGGAAACTAGTGTCCCAAGGAGGAACAGCATCATCCCTCATGATGATTTTGATGTCCCATCATCAGACAACCAGAGATCTGCAGACCACCTCCCAAATGAAACAaggcaggagctggaggggtTAATGTACTCTCTTTACCAGCAAAGTGTCATTCCTTCTGAGCCATCTCTCCATCAAGAAGAtgctgaagagcagcagcagcaggtggcttTCAATAACCCATGCAAAGATCAGAGACAGTCAGTGCAATCAGACCAGGGCTACATCTCCAGATGTTCCCCTTTGCCTCCTGATGATCtggtggaggaagaggaagaggaggaccaAGAACAGGAAATCAAGATGCCTTCTCAATATCTCCCTCCAGAGGTCTTGGACAGTCTAAAGAGCCTCCAACAGAGGCTGCTTTTCCAGGAAATTCAGCAGAAATCTGTCTGGGAGCATATGGGTGGGATGATGGACACAGGTCATTGTGCAGCGGACTCGTAG
- the IL17RA gene encoding interleukin-17 receptor A isoform X3, with product MDQSWLQVSTWTPSAPSVLDVHPDIFHDEGKLLPVLRIEWKVATDASIQYLRGVELAVLQVNNNQQICAQFDFQNNLPLQVRPDGGRWNFTFNRFEVEPGQMYQVTVHHLPKLGTSGDHNCKSTSYTVPDCRDPVMKTTMPCMQTGSLWEPSIDGRSLDDSSLLVSFNPGMESARYRIHVTSFPDEEKQCRETTHDIYEPLQSGQQHRVNVTVKIKKNLKACCRYKVQIQPFFTICGTDCLRHSAVIPCPSVAPTTQPADDPIMWLYWCITGICILLVGSVIAGAIYMTRRQVGRQHRKYSSHELLPAQLTPPSLRPRKVWIVYSADHPLYVDVVLKFAQFLITVCGTEVVLDLLEKRQISEIGALPWLTRQKKEMEELSSKIIILCSRGTRAKWQAMLGKEGTAVSLKQDQWQPTGDMFTPALNLILPDFKKPACFGMYIVCYFEGISEDKDIPDPFNVTSKYQLMDRFEDIYFLIQDMEKFEPGRIHQIQEITAENYAENSNGWKLKEAVQTFQEWQAKHPDWFERENMCSEDEESLDKEIPEEFMPGNEQVIKKQQLLFQEPDPNGCCAVSLHVNEDEGRNCKLQLQLNPQWNPTFQTLMIHVDEAPSVQMVEPISITGSKNAASHQVLTNTDWMEGIPLLETSVPRRNSIIPHDDFDVPSSDNQRSADHLPNETRQELEGLMYSLYQQSVIPSEPSLHQEDAEEQQQQVAFNNPCKDQRQSVQSDQGYISRCSPLPPDDLVEEEEEEDQEQEIKMPSQYLPPEVLDSLKSLQQRLLFQEIQQKSVWEHMGGMMDTGHCAADS from the exons ATGGACCAAAGCTGGTTACAGGTTTCCACATGGACTCCCTCTGCTCCAAGCGTTCTTGATGTCCACCCTGACATTTTCCATGATGAGGGAAAACTGCTCCCTGTGCTGCGGATAGAATGGAAGGTGGCTACTGATG caAGCATTCAGTATCTCCGGGGAGTGGAACTGGCTGTGCTACAAGTGAACAATAATCAACAAATCTGTGCCCAGTTTGACTTTCAGAACAATCTGCCACTTCAGGTCCGTCCGGATGGAGGCCGG TGGAACTTCACCTTCAACCGCTTTGAGGTGGAGCCTGGCCAGATGTACCAAGTGACTGTCCATCATCTGCCCAAACTGGGCACCAGTGGAGACCACAACTGCAAATCCACATCTTACACAGTGCCTG ATTGCAGGGACCCTGTGATGAAAACAACCATGCCATGTATGCAGACAG GCAGCCTATGGGAGCCCAGTATTGATGGCAGAAGTCTAGATGACAGTTCTCTGTTGGTGAGTTTTAATCCAGGGATGGAGTCAGCCCGATACCGGATCCATGTGACCAGTTTCCCAGATGAGGAAAAGCAATGTAGAGAGACCACACATGATATTTATGAG CCTCTGCAGAGTGGACAGCAGCACCGTGTGAATGTCACTGTCAAAATCAAGAAAAACTTAAAAGCCTGTTGCAGATACAAAGTACAG ATTCAACCGTTCTTTACCATTTGTGGCACTGACTGTCTGAGACATTCTGCTGTCATCCCATGTCCCTCAGTTGCTCCAA CTACACAACCTGCAG ATGATCCGATTATGTGGCTATACTGGTGTATTACTGGCATCTGTATTTTACTGGTGGGCTCAGTCATAGCTGGTGCTATTTACATGACCCGAAGACAAGTAG gcCGCCAGCACAGGAAATACAGCAGCCATG AGCTGTTACCTGCACAGCTGACTCCACCATCCCTGAGGCCCCGGAAGGTTTGGATTGTGTACTCTGCTGACCACCCACTCTATGTGGATGTGGTGCTGAAGTTTGCCCAGTTCTTGATCACAGTCTGTGGTACTGAGGTAGTCCTGGATCTGCTGGAAAAGCGTCAGATTTCAGAGATCGGGGCCTTACCCTGGCTTACTCGACAGAAAAAGGAAATGGAGGAGCTATCTTCAAAGATCATCATTTTGTGTTCTCGGGGCACCCGGGCCAAATGGCAGGCTATGCTTGGGAAGGAGGGAACAGCTGTCTCTCTCAAGCAAGATCAGTGGCAGCCTACTGGAGACATGTTCACTCCGGCCTTGAATTTGATCCTGCCAGATTTCAAGAAGCCAGCTTGTTTTGGCATGTATATAGTCTGCTATTTTGAGGGCATAAGTGAGGATAAGGATATTCCTGATCCATTCAATGTCACATCCAAGTACCAGCTGATGGACAGGTTTGAGGACATTTACTTTCTGATCCAGGATATGGAGAAGTTTGAACCAGGGCGGATCCATCAAATCCAGGAAATCACCGCTGAAAACTACGCTGAAaactccaatggctggaagttgaaggagGCAGTACAGACATTCCAGGAATGGCAGGCAAAGCACCCTGATTGGTTTGAGAGAGAGAACATGTGCTCAGAAGATGAGGAGTCTCTGGACAAGGAAATACCAGAAGAATTCATGCCAGGTAATGAACAGGTAATTAAAAAACAGCAGCTGCTTTTTCAAGAGCCTGATCCCAATGGTTGTTGTGCAGTTAGCCTCCATGTGAATGAAGATGAGGGTAGAAATTGTAAACTGCAGCTTCAGCTTAATCCACAGTGGAATCCAACTTTCCAGACCCTGATGATTCACGTGGATGAGGCACCTTCAGTTCAGATGGTGGAGCCAATTTCTATTACAGGAAGTAAAAATGCAGCTAGTCATCAGGTGCTGACCAACACAGACTGGATGGAAGGAATTCCTCTGCTGGAAACTAGTGTCCCAAGGAGGAACAGCATCATCCCTCATGATGATTTTGATGTCCCATCATCAGACAACCAGAGATCTGCAGACCACCTCCCAAATGAAACAaggcaggagctggaggggtTAATGTACTCTCTTTACCAGCAAAGTGTCATTCCTTCTGAGCCATCTCTCCATCAAGAAGAtgctgaagagcagcagcagcaggtggcttTCAATAACCCATGCAAAGATCAGAGACAGTCAGTGCAATCAGACCAGGGCTACATCTCCAGATGTTCCCCTTTGCCTCCTGATGATCtggtggaggaagaggaagaggaggaccaAGAACAGGAAATCAAGATGCCTTCTCAATATCTCCCTCCAGAGGTCTTGGACAGTCTAAAGAGCCTCCAACAGAGGCTGCTTTTCCAGGAAATTCAGCAGAAATCTGTCTGGGAGCATATGGGTGGGATGATGGACACAGGTCATTGTGCAGCGGACTCGTAG
- the IL17RA gene encoding interleukin-17 receptor A isoform X2: protein MDLNCLVRNSTCMDQSWLQVSTWTPSAPSVLDVHPDIFHDEGKLLPVLRIEWKVATDASIQYLRGVELAVLQVNNNQQICAQFDFQNNLPLQVRPDGGRWNFTFNRFEVEPGQMYQVTVHHLPKLGTSGDHNCKSTSYTVPDCRDPVMKTTMPCMQTGSLWEPSIDGRSLDDSSLLPLQSGQQHRVNVTVKIKKNLKACCRYKVQIQPFFTICGTDCLRHSAVIPCPSVAPTTQPADDPIMWLYWCITGICILLVGSVIAGAIYMTRRQVGRQHRKYSSHELLPAQLTPPSLRPRKVWIVYSADHPLYVDVVLKFAQFLITVCGTEVVLDLLEKRQISEIGALPWLTRQKKEMEELSSKIIILCSRGTRAKWQAMLGKEGTAVSLKQDQWQPTGDMFTPALNLILPDFKKPACFGMYIVCYFEGISEDKDIPDPFNVTSKYQLMDRFEDIYFLIQDMEKFEPGRIHQIQEITAENYAENSNGWKLKEAVQTFQEWQAKHPDWFERENMCSEDEESLDKEIPEEFMPGNEQVIKKQQLLFQEPDPNGCCAVSLHVNEDEGRNCKLQLQLNPQWNPTFQTLMIHVDEAPSVQMVEPISITGSKNAASHQVLTNTDWMEGIPLLETSVPRRNSIIPHDDFDVPSSDNQRSADHLPNETRQELEGLMYSLYQQSVIPSEPSLHQEDAEEQQQQVAFNNPCKDQRQSVQSDQGYISRCSPLPPDDLVEEEEEEDQEQEIKMPSQYLPPEVLDSLKSLQQRLLFQEIQQKSVWEHMGGMMDTGHCAADS from the exons GATCTAAACTGCCTGGTAAGAAATA GTACCTGCATGGACCAAAGCTGGTTACAGGTTTCCACATGGACTCCCTCTGCTCCAAGCGTTCTTGATGTCCACCCTGACATTTTCCATGATGAGGGAAAACTGCTCCCTGTGCTGCGGATAGAATGGAAGGTGGCTACTGATG caAGCATTCAGTATCTCCGGGGAGTGGAACTGGCTGTGCTACAAGTGAACAATAATCAACAAATCTGTGCCCAGTTTGACTTTCAGAACAATCTGCCACTTCAGGTCCGTCCGGATGGAGGCCGG TGGAACTTCACCTTCAACCGCTTTGAGGTGGAGCCTGGCCAGATGTACCAAGTGACTGTCCATCATCTGCCCAAACTGGGCACCAGTGGAGACCACAACTGCAAATCCACATCTTACACAGTGCCTG ATTGCAGGGACCCTGTGATGAAAACAACCATGCCATGTATGCAGACAG GCAGCCTATGGGAGCCCAGTATTGATGGCAGAAGTCTAGATGACAGTTCTCTGTTG CCTCTGCAGAGTGGACAGCAGCACCGTGTGAATGTCACTGTCAAAATCAAGAAAAACTTAAAAGCCTGTTGCAGATACAAAGTACAG ATTCAACCGTTCTTTACCATTTGTGGCACTGACTGTCTGAGACATTCTGCTGTCATCCCATGTCCCTCAGTTGCTCCAA CTACACAACCTGCAG ATGATCCGATTATGTGGCTATACTGGTGTATTACTGGCATCTGTATTTTACTGGTGGGCTCAGTCATAGCTGGTGCTATTTACATGACCCGAAGACAAGTAG gcCGCCAGCACAGGAAATACAGCAGCCATG AGCTGTTACCTGCACAGCTGACTCCACCATCCCTGAGGCCCCGGAAGGTTTGGATTGTGTACTCTGCTGACCACCCACTCTATGTGGATGTGGTGCTGAAGTTTGCCCAGTTCTTGATCACAGTCTGTGGTACTGAGGTAGTCCTGGATCTGCTGGAAAAGCGTCAGATTTCAGAGATCGGGGCCTTACCCTGGCTTACTCGACAGAAAAAGGAAATGGAGGAGCTATCTTCAAAGATCATCATTTTGTGTTCTCGGGGCACCCGGGCCAAATGGCAGGCTATGCTTGGGAAGGAGGGAACAGCTGTCTCTCTCAAGCAAGATCAGTGGCAGCCTACTGGAGACATGTTCACTCCGGCCTTGAATTTGATCCTGCCAGATTTCAAGAAGCCAGCTTGTTTTGGCATGTATATAGTCTGCTATTTTGAGGGCATAAGTGAGGATAAGGATATTCCTGATCCATTCAATGTCACATCCAAGTACCAGCTGATGGACAGGTTTGAGGACATTTACTTTCTGATCCAGGATATGGAGAAGTTTGAACCAGGGCGGATCCATCAAATCCAGGAAATCACCGCTGAAAACTACGCTGAAaactccaatggctggaagttgaaggagGCAGTACAGACATTCCAGGAATGGCAGGCAAAGCACCCTGATTGGTTTGAGAGAGAGAACATGTGCTCAGAAGATGAGGAGTCTCTGGACAAGGAAATACCAGAAGAATTCATGCCAGGTAATGAACAGGTAATTAAAAAACAGCAGCTGCTTTTTCAAGAGCCTGATCCCAATGGTTGTTGTGCAGTTAGCCTCCATGTGAATGAAGATGAGGGTAGAAATTGTAAACTGCAGCTTCAGCTTAATCCACAGTGGAATCCAACTTTCCAGACCCTGATGATTCACGTGGATGAGGCACCTTCAGTTCAGATGGTGGAGCCAATTTCTATTACAGGAAGTAAAAATGCAGCTAGTCATCAGGTGCTGACCAACACAGACTGGATGGAAGGAATTCCTCTGCTGGAAACTAGTGTCCCAAGGAGGAACAGCATCATCCCTCATGATGATTTTGATGTCCCATCATCAGACAACCAGAGATCTGCAGACCACCTCCCAAATGAAACAaggcaggagctggaggggtTAATGTACTCTCTTTACCAGCAAAGTGTCATTCCTTCTGAGCCATCTCTCCATCAAGAAGAtgctgaagagcagcagcagcaggtggcttTCAATAACCCATGCAAAGATCAGAGACAGTCAGTGCAATCAGACCAGGGCTACATCTCCAGATGTTCCCCTTTGCCTCCTGATGATCtggtggaggaagaggaagaggaggaccaAGAACAGGAAATCAAGATGCCTTCTCAATATCTCCCTCCAGAGGTCTTGGACAGTCTAAAGAGCCTCCAACAGAGGCTGCTTTTCCAGGAAATTCAGCAGAAATCTGTCTGGGAGCATATGGGTGGGATGATGGACACAGGTCATTGTGCAGCGGACTCGTAG